One part of the Novipirellula aureliae genome encodes these proteins:
- a CDS encoding permease yields MLDNIVGLLLMVALLTGFGFPTDFAVSRMVPGTALGVLIGDLAFFYLAFRLSRQTGNPRVTAMPLGLDTPSTYGIVLFVLGPSYLQGLAMGLESFDAAYRTWYIGIWCIVLSGVLKMACAPMTKWVQRVVPRAGLLGSLVAIALVLISFFPLVEIVGHPLPGILAMVIVLTTLIAKIPLPGRTPGTLGALLIAGGVYYLLCAIDVNGYSFPSYQPAAWFPTEWLESFHFAWVSAFPDALAYLPIAFPFAIGTIVGGIDCTESAAAAGDHYDARTIIGVEGIATLLAGLSGGVIQTTPYIGHPAYKAMGGRAAYTLATALLVGSAGLVGYFGLLNAWIPKPVVFPILVFIGLEITAQSFLATPRRHYAAIAIACLPALAFLAMSIPGRILADPALSGAGIAPATLSTALQEDMSTLTMLSSGFILTSLLWAWCLAAAIDRRLQLAGVVLLVAAALTLFGIIHSPLDGNRLFVPCGPESWGDLVLSPHDRNRVLEFCAGYLASAMMLIAWSKTHSPSADEVASEHGE; encoded by the coding sequence ATGCTTGACAATATCGTGGGTCTGCTACTGATGGTAGCATTGCTGACTGGGTTCGGTTTTCCCACCGATTTTGCCGTCTCTCGAATGGTTCCGGGGACCGCCTTGGGGGTTCTGATTGGTGATTTGGCGTTTTTCTATCTCGCCTTCCGCTTGTCTCGGCAAACCGGCAATCCCCGAGTCACGGCAATGCCGCTTGGTTTAGACACGCCTTCGACCTATGGCATTGTGCTGTTCGTTCTCGGTCCATCGTACCTGCAAGGCTTGGCGATGGGGCTCGAATCGTTCGATGCTGCCTACCGGACTTGGTACATCGGGATTTGGTGCATCGTGCTTTCGGGGGTATTGAAGATGGCTTGTGCTCCGATGACAAAGTGGGTTCAGCGGGTCGTTCCGAGAGCAGGGCTGCTCGGGTCGCTCGTCGCCATCGCTCTGGTTCTAATCAGCTTCTTTCCGCTCGTCGAAATTGTTGGCCATCCGCTGCCAGGTATTTTGGCGATGGTGATCGTACTGACAACGCTGATTGCAAAGATCCCGCTTCCTGGTCGAACGCCCGGAACGCTCGGTGCCCTGCTGATTGCTGGCGGCGTTTACTATTTGTTGTGTGCGATCGATGTTAACGGCTACTCTTTTCCTTCCTATCAGCCTGCGGCTTGGTTCCCGACCGAGTGGCTTGAAAGTTTTCATTTCGCTTGGGTGTCGGCGTTTCCTGATGCTCTGGCCTACCTGCCGATCGCTTTCCCCTTTGCGATTGGTACGATCGTCGGCGGCATCGATTGCACCGAAAGCGCTGCTGCGGCAGGAGACCATTACGATGCTCGAACGATCATCGGTGTCGAAGGAATTGCGACGTTGTTGGCCGGATTGTCAGGCGGCGTGATCCAAACCACCCCATACATTGGCCATCCTGCGTACAAAGCGATGGGGGGCCGGGCCGCTTACACGTTGGCAACGGCGTTGTTGGTCGGGTCGGCGGGGTTGGTTGGTTATTTTGGTTTGTTAAACGCCTGGATTCCCAAGCCGGTCGTGTTTCCTATCCTGGTTTTTATCGGCCTCGAGATTACAGCCCAGAGTTTCTTGGCGACGCCTCGTCGACACTACGCCGCGATCGCGATTGCTTGTTTGCCAGCGCTAGCCTTTTTGGCCATGAGTATCCCCGGCCGCATTCTGGCTGACCCAGCGTTGAGTGGTGCGGGGATTGCACCAGCGACGCTCAGCACCGCTTTGCAAGAAGACATGAGCACGCTGACGATGCTAAGCAGTGGGTTTATTCTGACCAGTCTGTTATGGGCTTGGTGCTTAGCCGCCGCGATCGACCGTCGGTTGCAGTTGGCTGGCGTCGTGCTGCTTGTTGCTGCCGCTTTGACCCTGTTCGGAATCATTCATTCGCCGCTCGATGGCAATCGGTTGTTCGTCCCCTGTGGCCCTGAATCATGGGGCGATTTGGTTTTATCGCCCCACGATCGTAACCGAGTGCTGGAGTTTTGTGCGGGTTATCTCGCATCGGCGATGATGCTGATCGCGTGGTCAAAAACGCACTCACCGTCGGCTGACGAAGTGGCATCGGAGCATGGAGAGTGA
- a CDS encoding RNA polymerase sigma factor gives MTTTKDPTIFSAAKSAAASDLSDENILVQYRETGDRSLFEALIHRYQTEIFSYLRRYVGDSDTAEEAFQGTFLQVHLKCYQFDSARRFRPWLYGIATNQAIDAQRRNKRHRMVSLDRTSFTDNDDRASSWAEKLVGDSPDPHATAAMEENGRWINASVAELGETMQQVVNLVYYQGLKYREAAEILGIPVGTVKSRLHVAIQRLGTLWEETHQKGED, from the coding sequence ATGACGACCACGAAGGATCCAACCATCTTTTCCGCGGCAAAGTCCGCAGCGGCGAGCGATTTGTCGGACGAAAACATCTTGGTTCAATACCGCGAGACAGGCGACCGATCACTCTTCGAAGCCTTGATCCATCGGTATCAAACCGAAATCTTCAGTTATTTGCGTCGTTATGTCGGCGACTCCGACACAGCCGAAGAAGCCTTCCAGGGAACATTCTTACAGGTCCATTTGAAATGTTACCAATTCGATTCGGCGCGTCGTTTTCGGCCTTGGCTTTATGGCATTGCCACCAACCAGGCCATCGATGCCCAGCGGCGGAACAAACGCCACCGCATGGTTAGCCTCGATCGGACCAGCTTCACCGATAACGACGATCGCGCGAGTAGTTGGGCTGAGAAATTAGTCGGCGATTCTCCCGATCCTCACGCGACCGCAGCGATGGAGGAAAACGGTCGCTGGATCAATGCATCGGTCGCCGAACTTGGCGAAACGATGCAGCAAGTGGTTAACCTGGTCTACTACCAAGGATTAAAGTATCGCGAAGCGGCAGAGATTCTGGGCATACCGGTTGGCACGGTAAAGAGTCGTTTGCATGTAGCGATTCAGCGTTTGGGCACCCTTTGGGAAGAAACGCATCAGAAGGGTGAAGATTGA
- the nrdR gene encoding transcriptional regulator NrdR — MRCPYCHVDDDRVFDTRAAEGGYMVRRKRVCLACERKFSTLEKLEQLNVRVVKSDQTREPLDREKIRRGVERACSKRPIQSSKIEQVVQSIEADIYESYDSEVTASQIGEIVMRHLAALDEVAYIRFASVYREFHDANDFIRAISKIVGPGKDKKSKEEK, encoded by the coding sequence ATGCGTTGTCCTTATTGCCACGTCGACGATGACCGTGTTTTTGACACGCGAGCTGCCGAGGGTGGCTATATGGTTCGTCGTAAGCGTGTTTGCCTCGCTTGTGAACGCAAGTTTTCAACGCTCGAGAAACTCGAGCAGTTAAATGTGCGAGTCGTAAAAAGCGATCAAACGCGTGAACCGCTCGACCGAGAAAAAATACGCCGCGGTGTCGAACGAGCCTGTTCAAAACGCCCCATTCAAAGCTCGAAGATCGAGCAGGTGGTGCAAAGTATCGAGGCGGATATCTACGAATCGTACGATTCCGAAGTGACAGCATCCCAGATCGGCGAGATCGTGATGAGGCATCTCGCCGCGTTGGACGAGGTCGCCTACATCCGATTTGCCAGTGTTTACCGGGAATTTCACGACGCTAATGATTTTATTCGAGCGATCTCTAAAATTGTTGGCCCCGGCAAGGACAAAAAGAGCAAAGAAGAAAAATAG
- a CDS encoding PH domain-containing protein, with amino-acid sequence MSTQDSENTPQDQPLPEELSSAEAQSNEPERTQPRGGESPTAKFRQQVASKQSDFDDYDPEENLWSGRYSSKAMVGTWIVMFVASIALVVLAIVIEPFPWSVAAILILVMWVLGVSLYLWRRLGYHYQLTTQRFIHKTGIITQRTDRIEVIDLDDVSFTQGPVQRMFGVGTIRLTGSDRSHPELSMLGIAKVDEVAGLIDDIRRKERRRRSLHIESI; translated from the coding sequence ATGTCCACACAAGATTCAGAAAACACACCTCAAGACCAACCTCTGCCTGAAGAGCTTTCGTCGGCAGAAGCTCAGAGCAACGAGCCTGAACGAACTCAGCCGCGCGGTGGTGAATCGCCCACTGCAAAGTTTCGCCAGCAAGTCGCATCGAAACAGTCCGATTTCGATGACTACGATCCAGAAGAGAATTTGTGGAGTGGTCGTTACAGCAGTAAAGCGATGGTGGGGACATGGATTGTGATGTTTGTCGCTTCGATTGCATTGGTCGTGTTAGCAATTGTGATCGAACCCTTTCCGTGGTCGGTTGCAGCCATTCTGATTTTAGTGATGTGGGTGCTGGGCGTTTCTCTCTACCTGTGGCGACGTTTGGGCTACCATTACCAATTGACGACACAGCGTTTCATCCACAAAACGGGGATCATTACCCAGCGAACCGATCGTATCGAAGTGATCGATCTGGATGATGTCAGTTTCACGCAAGGGCCTGTTCAGCGAATGTTCGGGGTCGGGACGATTCGGCTAACCGGCAGCGATCGCAGTCATCCCGAATTGTCGATGTTGGGTATTGCCAAGGTCGACGAGGTGGCAGGGCTGATTGATGACATCCGACGAAAAGAACGTCGCCGACGAAGCCTTCACATCGAGTCGATCTGA
- a CDS encoding DUF4339 domain-containing protein: protein MAEWFIQQSDEAEDVGPLRPSDLLKLVRSGDVKPETRIRKDDSAWFNASEVGGLFEAAMRPTIEYFCPQCQRPVNEPPVVCTYCGREIYRALTRITENTIATSSHASHDAPGKSVQRWLKNKMLRRGKDPET, encoded by the coding sequence GTGGCCGAATGGTTTATCCAGCAGTCAGACGAGGCTGAGGACGTTGGTCCGCTTCGGCCGAGTGACTTATTGAAACTGGTTCGCAGCGGGGACGTCAAACCTGAAACGCGAATTCGTAAAGATGACTCTGCCTGGTTCAACGCATCCGAAGTGGGGGGGCTGTTCGAGGCGGCCATGCGTCCAACGATCGAGTACTTTTGCCCTCAATGCCAACGCCCGGTGAATGAGCCGCCCGTGGTATGTACATACTGTGGACGAGAAATCTACCGGGCTTTGACGAGAATCACTGAAAACACGATCGCTACCAGCTCTCATGCTTCACACGACGCTCCCGGCAAATCGGTGCAACGGTGGCTTAAAAACAAGATGCTGCGTCGCGGTAAAGATCCCGAGACGTAG